Below is a genomic region from Rosa chinensis cultivar Old Blush chromosome 5, RchiOBHm-V2, whole genome shotgun sequence.
CTCCCAATATATTTTAGGAAATTAATGCACCTTTATTctaaacaaagatcaaaattctCCGAAGCAAATAGTAAAATGAATACTAAGAGAATATGATCTTTGCGACctgataaaaaaaactaaaaactaggaatggaagatgacaagtcaCCTTCCATCCCCTCCAAAGTTAGGCAAACCCAGCAAGCCCACCTGTAAACACCAGACCACAAAGCTTCAGCCCACATGGCAATTATGAAGGGCACCCCAAAGATTACTAAGGGCACCCCACTGCAGCCAGAAGATTGCAGATAGCCGAAGTCAACGACTCCCGCCACCGCCGACGAAGTCCGGCACCATATGGGAATAAAGACACCCCGACCAAGTCTCCCTTGATCCTCCTCCATCACCAGCTTCTGGGCACCGCCATTAAACGCGTGACCACCACCACTAGCAGCGTCGGTACCCTGTCCAACTCCCTGAACTCGAACCCAGAATAACGACAACGCCATATCCTCCAATGCACCGCCACCGCTATTGAATCGCCGCAATCCTAAGAAAGGGTCGAAACCTCGCCGCTCCACTACTGCAGTCATGGAACGACTCACCAGTCCCATCCCCAAAGCCAAACCCGGAAACCTCTCACAAGCCAGAGACTCCCCTTTGCTCTCAAACGCTTTATCTCTAGATCCCGCCACAACCAAAATAAGTAGGAGGCAGAAAACCACAAACCCAGGATCATGACGGAGAGAAACTCTGTCGCCGCTATCTTCAATCCGAGCAGAGAAGAGAACGGGGAAAAACCCCACCTTTCTAGTCAGAGATTCGCCGCTAAGGGCCATTTTGGATAATTTTCTCGACAGCCACAGCCGTCGagtaaccctagcagagagagaCTGCTAGGTCTTATTTATATGACTGATAATACGACCTGTTGGTCATTTAATTACTTTGCTATTAAcctaataaaaagaattaattacTTTACTTTCTTTGCTAATTCATAGATTGGACTTTCTTACTAAagtaataaattaataaacttactaaaaaaaaaagtaataaatttaataattttgttcttaaattaataaaatttctattCTTGGTTATGACTTATGACTTATGAGAAAGTGAGGAGGGGGCATCGGGACTAATTTCTATTCATACAGTGTTGACTAATTTCTCTCCGTCTCTCGCTGCGTTATAGCAGCCATCCAAGGTTGGTTTTGCTCAGCAAACATTCGACCAGTTTCGACATCATGCTGCTTGATTGGTGAATCTGAGTTCTCTGATGGAACTCGAGGTTGGAGTGAGGCTCGAGTGGATGATTTGTTGCCTAGTTCGGGGTGGAAAATCCGACCAAGTAGAGGCCAACTCAAGGGATCGAAAGATCGAAATGGGTCTGGCTGATTGCTAGCATGTGAAGAGATGGATTGGGTCGCGGTCGCTGAGGATCGTAAGAGACAAAGCGTCTTTGGTAAGCGTATGGAGATGAGAGCGGTGATGAGAAGGACGACGTTGTTTCATCTATGGATGAAGGCTAAGGGTAGCGGAGCTGAGCTCTGGGGTATGGTTCTCTGCCCAGGTTTAGGCGAGTTTGTTCGACCTGCAGAGGAGGTAGCTGAAAGGTGCTCGGTGCCTGGTTCTGTGGGTGCGGCGACGAAGGAATCATTGATTTGTATGGTGAGTATGAATATGGCGGCAGGTTCGGTGGTGGCTATAGGTGATGAGGGTGGAAGGGTGCCCAGATCAGATTGCTGGCCCAAGTCAAGTTGGGGGCCCAAATCATGCTGGGTGTCCAAAACAGTTGAGATGTTTTCCTCGATTTGGACCTGTTTTCTGACCAAACTGATGGTCTCTGGCCCTTTAGGGTTTCAGATTTGGGATCCGGGAGGATTGACCCAACTACCTACGCCTATGTTTGACACAGGTGATACAAGTTTGCATACTATGGGGTTGATTTTACGCCAAGTAAATGAATTTTCTGGAGTACTACAATTGTGTGCATTGGCAAAGGAGGATTCAAGCTACTTTACTTTGTGTGATATGACCTTCAATAGATATGTAggctcttgtgagattcaatgTAATAGTGAATGGTACCATGCATCTTTCAAGGATTGCATGTATACACCATTCTGGCTATTGAAAATTTGTCTAGTTTTCCTTGTTGCTTCTCACACAGGTAGATTAGCTGCCTTAAATCTCAAATCCCACACCAATCGGATATGGATAGATCAAGCTCCAACTTTTGTTTTGGATGCTTTACAATTTGATTGTAACCATTTATCTTAATATAATAAAAGTATTGCTCTGtttttactttaaaaaaaaaatatatatatatatatatattaaatttatgGGCAATTTTTAAATACCTATAAAGAAAATTAGTGACTTAAATGAGATATACCAAAGAAATATTGAGGCCGGGGGCATCGGGACCTTTTCGGTTCTAAGGTCCGCCACTGGTTGTATATGCATTATAACTGAATCTACGCAGTGTTGGAGTTGGTGAGTTAATTCTTGAttaattttttctcttcttccctgGTATTGGTAGGGATTAGACTTTGTGATATCAGAAGCTAAAAAGTACGGTGTATATCTGATACTGAGTTTAGTGAACAACTATAACGATTTTGGGGGAAGAAAGCAATATGTGCAGTGGGCAAGGGAGCGGGGCCAATCCCTCAACAGTGATGACGACTTCTACAACAACACTGTTGTCAAAGGCTACTACCAGAACCATGTCAAGGTACGTACTGACTAAGATAGCTACCTAGTTAGTTATTATAACTGTATATATTTGTGTACTGATATAACAGTAGTACAGTACTAGTTGTGTTTTTGTAGTAAAATTTTAGTTTATCTTCATCTTGAATCGCAATCCTTAAAATTATTGTGATCAATTGTACACGTACGCAGACTATTCTCACGAGAATTAATACAATAACGAATGTGGCATACAAAGATGATCCAATCATTTTCGCATGGGAGCTAATCAATGAACTCCGTTGCGAATCTGATGTCTCGGGAGCTCTTCTTCAGGTTTGGATCTCAATCATGAGCCTCTCTTAGAAATTTAGTACTATTTGTCTTTCTCGATCTTTTCTTATTTCACAAATTATCGGCTCCATATATATTTTACAAGGAAGGTATGTTTGGTACGTTAATGGCATGGAGGTGAAACCTAAATGAGAATAAAATGGAAGGTCTTTTTCAAAGCAATAGCAGGTAGCTTTCTTAGGTCCTTAAACCATATACATTGATTTGTACAGCAATGGGTGAACGAAATGGCTGCACACTTAAAATCCATTGATGGCAACCATTTACTGGAGATAGGACTTGAAGGATTTTATGGGGCAACGACGCCGGAGAAGCAGCAATATAATCCCAATAACCAAGAGTTGGGCTCTGATTTCACAGCAACCAACTTGCTTCCACAAGTGGATTTTGCCACTATACATATCTACGCCGAGCAATGGTACGTTAATAGACATATCTTCTTATGTATAGCTCCATCAACAGAAACTTTTGAAAGTTGATCGATACTGCAAATTTAATGAGGAACTAGCTGCCTGAATCTGAATGCATGCATATGTATAGGTTATCCGGACAGAGCGAAGAGGCTCAAGCTGCTTTCGTGGATAAATGGGTGCAAGTACACATTGACGATTGTAATACAATAATGAAGAAACCACTTATTATGGCGGAGTTCGGCAAGTCTTGGAAATATCCAGGGTACACCATAGAAAACAGAAACGCCTACTTTGGAAAGTTATACGACGCCGAATACAGCAGCGCCAAAAGTGGGGGAGCGTGTGTAGGTGGACTTTTCTGGCAGCTGTTTGCGCAAGGTATGGAAAACTTCGGGGACGGATACCAAGTCGTTTTAGAGGAGAGCCCGTCAACTGCTGATGTCATTGCCCAGCAGTCTCAAAGGCTCCAGTCGCTAAATTAAGTAGCTAGCAATCAAGTATTGtattacttaattaattaataatccCTGCCTTGAGGAAGGAGGTAGGTTCCTTGTTAAACATACCAGAAAGTAATGCTCATTAGTGGTTACTCGATCATAAATTAATAAAGTGCATTTCCAATGATTTCGCTTTTTAATCAGTCCATGATTTAACTCTTAATATTGGTGCCTTTAATCTAAGAAGCAAGCAGAATCGAAGAAATGGGTTGTTAAATAGTATTTAGTACTCCCACTCAAGTCTAGAGTTGTATACAGCTAAAACAGTAAAAGTTGATTGCTCCGTTTGTGGAGTGATGCTATGCTTACTACTGATAAATTCCTCATCCCTTCTGATAGCTCTTCAGAGCTAGTTTGCTGCTATTAATCCCAAATCCTATGATGATATGGATGGAAGTTGCCAAGGATTTTTAAAAGAACCTGCAATATTGTAAGACCGGTATCTCCCATCTTTGAACCGTCTGTTCTTAAAAATCTGCATGTACCTGTCTCCGACTTTGAAGATCACATTGTGCATGTGGGCAAGAAGGAGGTGAGCTATCCTTTATAGTTTTTCATTAAATTTGCTTAGAGAACATTTCAGGTTTTAAATTTTAGTACATGATGTACAGCTAGCTAGTGGAGATTAATCTGTTAGTTATAATTAACAGAAATTTTTTATGACGTCCTTTGagacttcacaatatgcttatGGCTTCAAAGCGAACcgacactactagaattttgttcatagacatcagttcagaaccgatgttaaactaattttcgaccgatgtcttagtgggtgtagagaaagatatagacatcagtataagcgcgtttttaaccgatgtcccagacaacaatcaacatcgattctaaaaaacaaatcgatgtataatcgttataatcatcatatttttgtatgttaggtatgtctaattcttcatattttcacattttatgcttaataaagtatatgtcGAACAATACTTACGTGAACATTTGCATCGATTTCTATTCTAGAAGCGATGTCCAGTACACTTGTAGACATCAGTTCCCATGAGTATTGTTTGTTCGTGGCCATTTTTACATGTAGCTTGGCACATTTTTTTCTTAGGAACGATGTCTGTATCTTTAGGCGTCATCGGTTTTTTTTTAAGGACTGATGTTTCATTTAACACAGCACATCGTTTTCATTTAAGCAAAACGATGTTCAATGGTTTTATGTACATCGCTTGCTTTTTCTAGAACCGATGTGTTGTTTCATTGTAGACATCGCTTTTGTTTTGTAAAATCGATGTGCACTGGTTTTGAGTACATCAGTTCTGCGGACACAACTCGATACATTAATAATCATaagacatcgattttcattttgatactgatttctaatctctcaaGTGACTTCGTTTTCCTTGGCATTACTGTTTTGTTATGCTTTTATATACTTCACTTCATTTTGACAAGCGTGATGAGCTAAGTTTGCATCTAGCTGCTGCtggaaaaagaaatgcatttcataatcatccaaaaattggggctttccattaattttctttccaaattcatgattgaacatatgtcacaaaagaaaaccccaaaacctacaaaggaTAGCCTAGAAACATATGAGCAACAATCTAGAAAATTTCTACaccaaactttgcttcaaagcaAAAAGTAGCCTTGCTCAAAATTCATCTTGGTAGTCAAGTGCAAGAGAAATATGTATTAAACTAAAGGTTCACATGAAATGAAGTTAACAGCGGTAACCAGACCAATGTGACTAGATCACCTTATCAGGCTTGCCCATCCATTTCACTTCACACCCTAGCTCTTCATATTTGGCAGCCAAATATTTCACAACTTGTAATCCAAGGCCCTGCAAGAGAATGACAAAGTCAGTTTCACAGTGCAACATAAACCTAATAACAGTGATTTCTGGTATTACTAAactcaacaaaaagaaataccgACATGACTGAGCTTAAAAGGTACTAAAAAGGCAGTGAATCTCAATACTAATATAACTGGACTTTACCAAATGTAAACACACATAAATTAATGACAAGAAAATTATAGATCCACCTATACTAAATGGCAAAAGACCTGCACAAAAGAGTTCAGTTAGCCCTAGCTTTTGGTACTTTGTATGGTTACGttcacaaacaaatcaaaagcattttgtgaactAAATGTTTCTGGGGGAGTTGACAGAGTAccaattcaaaaaaagaaaaaagaaaagaaaagcacaaccagtgcaaagaaactaaaagaaatAAACTGGGGACTCACCCTCGATTTAAAACTCAGAACTATGGCATTTCCTGACACTGCAGCTGCTGTCCTTGTTTGGAGCCTGCAAAGCAAACAAGTTTGTCAAGATTAAATACAACTGGGTAGCAGCCAATTCCAAGATAAACAGACGGTCTAAAAGAATGACAAGTAAATTTCTTGGGTGCAATGTGTCATGATGCAAATGAAATGCAGAACCAAAAAAGATGTTGAAAGTCACACCATCTTGAAACTTTAATCAAGTGCATAAAGAAATTTGACACACCATCTGACAAAGGGTGTGTTGAAGTGCAGCATCATCCAAGGCATATATTGAAAAGCCAATTTAAATTTATTCCAAAGGATGCAACAAGTTCTGAACCAATTTTGTTGTAAGAAATTTCACACCAGAGAAATTGACCAAGCATACCTAGAACCAAAGCAAAACCCACAAGAGTCAAGAAATGATAATTGAGCCATTCAAAGAGCACCCAAACAAAAGTTGCAGTAGTTAAAACACTAGCTGATATCTTTTGGTTCCTCCACAACAACACGTCAACTTTTCAATATCAAAAGAGACtttctaaaaaaacaaaaagtataaAATTAGTGTCCCACACAAAGTCTCTTTTCCTTGAACAAAATGGAGCCCAAGCAACCTCCAGATTAATCACATATGTAGATCCAAAGCATACCTTGATTAGCTTCACTTATCTTCTCTCTTTGAGCTGCATAAAAACAAATGCATAGATCAGAGAGTAGTTTAATAGTTTATCTCCAGACGAAAAAGAATGCAGCAACAAATGCACAACTTCCAGAGACGGCAACATAGAGAATTTGTCTTCATATAATATTCAAAAATGCAGTTCATTAACAGCAATCACAAGCATGCTTTCCAGAATTTCACCACAGGACATAAATATTTAGGAACTTTATGCCCACTGAGCATAATAGCAAACAAGTGACAACAACAAACAAGGGCAAGTACTTGTTGTCATTCAATGAGAGAAGCCTCAAGGATTCTGAATGACTTAAACATGTAAGTAAGTGtatcaaaaatttcaaatagaCCACATAGGTAACAGAGTGAAACCTCAAATGCAAGCATACCATCCTAGCCATTTTTCGACGAGTATATAACCGTGGTAGGATGGAAGTAAAGCAAACCAAATCAACCCCATACTTTTTGCTGTTAATGGTCTTCAAGCATCTGTTAAATACAAATAAAAGAGtaaaccttaaaccctaaatcctaaaTCCTAAACAAGTCTACATTTTTCAAATCAACAAAAAAAGGGCTTATACCTTACGCTGCAGTGGAGACATCATATAAGCAAATAGACTCATCATCACTAGCAGTCACTACATAATTCAAAGCCTTGAGAAAATCCAACGAACTGATTCTACCATTCTGTAAAAAAACAATTACTTTTTCACTTTCAAATTCACCAAGTTaaaaagattagggttttgattcAATTGAGCTAAAAGCAatcagaaacagagagagacagagccATTACGTAGTCCCTGAAAGCCAGCCCTACTTCCATGCTTTGGAGAATCTCTTCCGTCAGGTTCAAAGAGACCTTATCTTCTCTTTCCGGTCCACCATTTCGCTCCCAGAATTGAAAAATCAAATGCCTAATTCTCTACTGATTGAGATCAAATCCGAAGACGAAAGCTTTGAAATTTCGGTTACCTGCAATTTGGGGAATGCTTGGCATTGCTTATTGCTCCATGTCTCCAAAGCAAAGAGACCTAGGTAAACCCAGtcaattcaaatcaaacaacGAACAATATCAGTGTCGCTAACAATCACAAACAAGTGAATTCTTAGATCTTGAACAAAATCTTTAAGAGActctaaaaagaaataaaaatcaaaagagaCGGAGAGAGAGCAGGAAGTAAGCGGAATAtgcaaacccagaaacaaagaacaaaGTGTGGAGGCCGGTTGGACCAATTGGGGTTCCACTAATTAGATCCAATTCCTAACGAGTAATCACATAGTTCTTTTAGCATTAAAAAAAAGTTCCCAAAGAAAAAACCCCAATCTAAAGAGGCATTCCATTTCCAGATGGAGCTTTAATCACACAAA
It encodes:
- the LOC112164033 gene encoding LOW QUALITY PROTEIN: mannan endo-1,4-beta-mannosidase 4-like (The sequence of the model RefSeq protein was modified relative to this genomic sequence to represent the inferred CDS: substituted 1 base at 1 genomic stop codon), whose amino-acid sequence is MFEKGFVWLVLLFLSFCLNPAQADSSFGGTKGTRFVMNGKPFYINXFNAYWMMYMASDPSTQAKVTSAFQQASKYKMNVARTWAFSDGVGKALQTSPGSYNEDMFKGLDFVISEAKKYGVYLILSLVNNYNDFGGRKQYVQWARERGQSLNSDDDFYNNTVVKGYYQNHVKTILTRINTITNVAYKDDPIIFAWELINELRCESDVSGALLQQWVNEMAAHLKSIDGNHLLEIGLEGFYGATTPEKQQYNPNNQELGSDFTATNLLPQVDFATIHIYAEQWLSGQSEEAQAAFVDKWVQVHIDDCNTIMKKPLIMAEFGKSWKYPGYTIENRNAYFGKLYDAEYSSAKSGGACVGGLFWQLFAQGMENFGDGYQVVLEESPSTADVIAQQSQRLQSLN